A single region of the Leisingera thetidis genome encodes:
- a CDS encoding TIGR02466 family protein yields the protein MAQIESLFVTRLYRAQLSEHGPSVDAQELENSCLVIAGDDDAGQDWCEANGYPGYTSYASLTDLPWRFPIFADLVKSLDAHVAAFARDLELDLDGRALVLEDLWINILPEGGTHASHIHPHSVISGTTYVSMPEGASALKLEDPRHAMMMAHPPRRKDCRQELKTFVYQAPGVGDVLLWESFIRHEVPLNMAEDERISVSFNYRWD from the coding sequence ATGGCCCAGATTGAATCGCTCTTTGTGACCCGCCTCTACCGCGCGCAGCTGTCCGAACACGGACCATCGGTTGACGCGCAGGAACTGGAAAACTCCTGCCTTGTCATCGCCGGCGACGACGATGCGGGCCAGGACTGGTGCGAGGCGAACGGCTATCCCGGCTATACCTCCTATGCCTCGCTGACCGATCTGCCCTGGCGGTTTCCCATCTTTGCCGATCTGGTGAAATCGCTGGACGCCCATGTGGCGGCGTTTGCCAGGGATCTGGAGCTGGATCTGGACGGGCGCGCGCTGGTGCTGGAGGATCTGTGGATCAACATCCTGCCCGAGGGCGGCACCCATGCCAGCCACATCCACCCGCATTCGGTGATTTCCGGCACCACCTATGTGTCGATGCCCGAGGGCGCCTCGGCGCTGAAGCTGGAGGACCCGCGCCACGCGATGATGATGGCGCATCCGCCGCGCCGGAAGGACTGCCGGCAGGAGCTGAAGACCTTTGTCTACCAAGCGCCCGGCGTGGGCGACGTGCTGCTGTGGGAAAGCTTCATCCGCCACGAGGTGCCGCTGAACATGGCCGAGGACGAGCGGATTTCGGTCAGTTTCAACTACCGTTGGGACTGA
- a CDS encoding succinylglutamate desuccinylase/aspartoacylase family protein: protein MARRSPFEIGGFHIPPGTRRTVDLPVSVLSDHTPVTMSAHVIHGAEEGPALFVSAAIHGDEVIGVEIARRLLRSRKFSRLKGTLIVVPIVNTFGFLNHSRYLPDRRDLNRCFPGTEGGSLASRLANLFMTEIVARCDLGIDLHSAAIHRTNMPQIRVSPKRKETLAYADAFGAPVVIRSGLRDGSLRKEAQARGVDILLYEAGEGLRFDEQSARVGVAGILRVMHALGMIPEDGVPLAEAAPVKASDSSWERAPAGGLLRAYKTTGEMVEAGDVLGIVADPFGEQEMELTASQPGLIIGRANMPIVNEGDALFHIAKVSAPEEAEGRIESLSAQLDGAAMFDEDEII from the coding sequence ATGGCGCGGCGTTCCCCTTTTGAAATCGGCGGCTTCCACATCCCGCCCGGCACCCGCCGCACGGTGGATCTGCCGGTCAGCGTGCTGTCGGATCACACGCCGGTCACCATGTCCGCGCATGTGATCCACGGCGCGGAGGAGGGGCCTGCGCTGTTTGTCTCCGCCGCCATCCACGGCGACGAGGTGATCGGGGTGGAAATCGCCCGCCGCCTGCTGCGCAGCCGCAAGTTCTCCCGCCTCAAGGGCACATTGATCGTGGTGCCGATCGTCAACACCTTCGGCTTTCTGAACCATTCCCGCTACCTGCCGGACCGGCGCGACCTCAACCGCTGTTTCCCGGGCACCGAGGGCGGGTCGCTGGCCAGCCGCCTGGCGAATCTGTTCATGACCGAGATCGTCGCCCGCTGCGATCTGGGCATCGATCTGCATTCGGCCGCGATCCACCGCACCAACATGCCGCAGATCCGGGTTTCCCCTAAACGGAAGGAGACCCTGGCCTATGCCGATGCCTTCGGCGCGCCGGTGGTGATCCGCTCCGGGCTGCGGGACGGCTCCCTGCGCAAGGAGGCGCAGGCGCGCGGGGTCGATATCCTGCTGTACGAGGCGGGGGAGGGGCTCAGGTTCGACGAGCAATCCGCCCGCGTTGGCGTCGCCGGCATCCTGCGGGTGATGCATGCGCTTGGCATGATCCCCGAGGATGGCGTGCCGCTGGCGGAAGCCGCACCGGTCAAGGCCAGCGACAGCAGCTGGGAGCGCGCGCCTGCCGGCGGGCTGTTGCGCGCCTACAAGACCACCGGCGAGATGGTCGAGGCAGGCGACGTGCTGGGCATCGTCGCCGACCCCTTCGGCGAGCAGGAGATGGAGCTGACCGCCAGCCAGCCGGGCCTGATCATCGGCCGCGCCAACATGCCCATCGTCAACGAGGGCGACGCCCTGTTCCACATCGCCAAAGTGTCCGCGCCGGAGGAGGCTGAAGGCCGCATCGAAAGCCTGAGCGCCCAGCTGGACGGCGCGGCGATGTTTGACGAGGATGAGATTATCTGA
- the rpmC gene encoding 50S ribosomal protein L29, producing the protein MNANDLREKTVDELRDTLASLKKESFNLRFQQATGQLESTSGIKAARRNAARVKTILNEKAAAAAE; encoded by the coding sequence ATGAACGCCAATGATCTGCGCGAGAAAACCGTGGATGAACTCCGCGATACCCTCGCATCCCTGAAAAAAGAGAGCTTCAACCTGCGCTTTCAGCAGGCAACCGGTCAGTTGGAATCGACTTCCGGCATCAAGGCGGCCCGCCGCAATGCTGCCCGCGTCAAGACCATCCTGAACGAAAAAGCCGCCGCAGCGGCTGAATAA
- the rpsQ gene encoding 30S ribosomal protein S17, translated as MPKRILQGVVTSDANAQTVTVSVERRFTHPVLKKTIRKSKKYRAHDEKNAFKVGDSVRIIECAPKSKTKRWEVLEA; from the coding sequence ATGCCCAAACGTATCCTGCAAGGCGTTGTGACCAGCGACGCAAACGCCCAGACCGTCACCGTCTCGGTTGAACGCCGCTTCACGCACCCGGTTCTGAAGAAAACCATCCGTAAGTCCAAGAAATACCGGGCTCACGATGAGAAGAACGCTTTCAAGGTCGGCGATTCCGTACGCATCATCGAATGCGCGCCGAAATCGAAAACGAAACGCTGGGAAGTTCTGGAAGCCTAA
- the rplN gene encoding 50S ribosomal protein L14 — translation MIQMQTNLDVADNSGARRVQCIKVLGGSKRKYASVGDIIVVSVKEAIPRGRVKKGDVRKAVVVRTAKEVRREDGTAIRFDRNAAVILNNNNEPVGTRIFGPVVRELRAKNFMKIISLAPEVL, via the coding sequence ATGATCCAGATGCAAACAAATCTGGATGTTGCTGACAACTCCGGCGCCCGCCGAGTTCAGTGCATCAAGGTTCTGGGTGGCTCCAAGCGTAAATACGCATCCGTAGGCGACATCATCGTCGTTTCGGTCAAGGAAGCCATCCCGCGCGGCCGCGTGAAAAAAGGCGACGTCCGCAAGGCCGTTGTCGTGCGCACCGCCAAAGAAGTCCGCCGCGAAGACGGCACCGCAATCCGGTTCGACCGGAACGCGGCCGTTATCCTGAACAACAACAACGAGCCGGTCGGCACCCGTATCTTCGGCCCGGTTGTTCGTGAGCTGCGCGCGAAAAACTTCATGAAGATCATCTCGCTTGCTCCGGAGGTGCTGTAA
- the rplX gene encoding 50S ribosomal protein L24: protein MAAKLRKGDKVVVLSGRDKGKEGTIASVDPKAGKAVVEGVNMAIRHTRQTQNSQGGRLPKALPIDLSNLALLDANGKATRVGFRMEGDKKVRFAKTTGDVIDA, encoded by the coding sequence ATGGCTGCTAAACTCCGCAAAGGCGACAAGGTCGTCGTGCTGTCCGGCCGCGACAAGGGCAAGGAAGGCACCATCGCCTCCGTTGACCCGAAAGCCGGCAAAGCCGTTGTCGAAGGCGTGAACATGGCGATCCGCCACACCCGCCAGACCCAGAACAGCCAGGGCGGCCGCCTGCCCAAGGCACTGCCGATCGACCTGTCGAACCTGGCTCTGCTGGACGCGAACGGCAAAGCAACCCGCGTTGGCTTCCGCATGGAAGGCGACAAGAAAGTGCGCTTCGCCAAAACCACGGGGGACGTGATCGATGCTTGA
- the rplE gene encoding 50S ribosomal protein L5: protein MLDNATYTPRLKTLYKDTIRGALKEEFGYKNDMMLPKLEKIVLNIGCGRAAVKDSKKAKSAQADLTLIAGQKALTTVAKNSIAGFRVREGMPMGAKVTLRGDRMYEFLDRLITIAMPRIRDFRGVSGTSFDGRGNYAMGLKEHIVFPEIDFDKIDEPWGMDIVIATTAKTDAEAKALLKAFNMPFNS from the coding sequence ATGCTTGATAACGCAACCTACACCCCGCGTCTGAAAACTCTCTACAAGGACACCATCCGCGGCGCCCTGAAAGAAGAGTTCGGCTACAAGAACGACATGATGCTCCCCAAGCTGGAGAAAATCGTTCTGAACATCGGCTGCGGCCGTGCGGCCGTCAAGGACAGCAAGAAAGCCAAGTCCGCCCAGGCCGATCTGACCCTCATCGCGGGCCAGAAAGCTCTGACCACCGTGGCCAAGAACTCCATCGCCGGCTTCCGCGTCCGCGAAGGCATGCCGATGGGCGCCAAGGTGACCCTGCGCGGTGACCGGATGTACGAATTCCTCGACCGTCTGATCACCATCGCGATGCCCCGTATCCGCGACTTCCGCGGCGTTTCGGGCACCTCTTTCGACGGCCGCGGCAACTATGCCATGGGCCTGAAAGAGCACATCGTGTTCCCGGAAATCGATTTCGACAAGATCGATGAGCCCTGGGGCATGGACATCGTGATCGCCACCACCGCGAAAACCGACGCGGAAGCAAAGGCGCTGTTGAAAGCTTTCAACATGCCCTTCAACAGCTAA
- the rpsN gene encoding 30S ribosomal protein S14, whose protein sequence is MAKKSMIEREKKRERLVAKYAAKRAELKEIANDESRPMEERFKARLKLAKLPRNSSATRLHNRCQLTGRPHAYYRKLKVSRIALRELGSAGQIPGLVKSSW, encoded by the coding sequence ATGGCTAAGAAAAGCATGATCGAACGCGAGAAGAAGCGCGAACGCCTGGTGGCCAAATACGCCGCAAAGCGTGCCGAGCTGAAAGAAATCGCAAACGACGAAAGCCGTCCGATGGAAGAGCGCTTCAAGGCGCGCCTGAAGCTGGCGAAACTGCCGCGCAACTCGTCGGCAACCCGTCTTCACAACCGCTGCCAGCTCACCGGCCGTCCGCACGCTTACTACCGTAAGCTGAAGGTCAGCCGTATTGCGCTGCGCGAGCTGGGGTCTGCTGGCCAGATCCCCGGCCTGGTGAAATCGAGCTGGTAA
- the rpsH gene encoding 30S ribosomal protein S8: MNDPIGDMLTRIRNSQMRGKSTVLTPASKLRAWVLDVLADEGYIRGYEKMTGANGHPAIEISLKYFDGEPVIRELKRVSKPGRRVYMGVNDIPSVRQGLGVSIVSTPKGVMSDASARAANVGGEVLCTVF; the protein is encoded by the coding sequence ATGAACGATCCTATCGGCGATATGCTCACCCGTATCCGTAACTCTCAGATGCGCGGCAAGTCCACCGTTCTGACTCCGGCGTCGAAACTGCGCGCCTGGGTTCTGGACGTGCTTGCTGACGAGGGCTACATCCGCGGTTATGAGAAGATGACTGGTGCCAATGGCCACCCGGCCATCGAAATCAGCCTGAAATACTTCGACGGCGAACCTGTCATTCGCGAGCTCAAGCGGGTTTCCAAGCCCGGCCGCCGCGTTTACATGGGCGTCAATGACATCCCGTCGGTCCGCCAGGGCCTGGGCGTGTCGATTGTCTCCACCCCCAAGGGTGTGATGTCGGACGCAAGCGCACGCGCAGCCAACGTTGGCGGCGAAGTGCTTTGCACCGTCTTCTAA
- the rplF gene encoding 50S ribosomal protein L6 translates to MSRIGKKPVELPSGVSASVSGQTIEVKGPKGARTFTATDDVTLVVNDNVVTIEPRGKSKRARQQWGMSRTQVANLVTGVTQGFKKELEIQGVGYRAQMQGNTLKLNLGYSHDVDFVAPDGVTITAPKQTEIVVEGIDQQQVGEVAAKIRDWRRPEPYKGKGIRYKGEFIFRKEGKKK, encoded by the coding sequence ATGTCCCGTATTGGTAAAAAACCGGTCGAACTGCCCAGCGGCGTGTCCGCTTCGGTCTCCGGCCAGACCATCGAAGTGAAAGGCCCGAAAGGCGCCCGCACCTTCACCGCCACCGACGACGTGACCCTGGTGGTCAACGACAACGTGGTCACCATCGAGCCGCGCGGCAAGTCCAAGCGTGCCCGTCAGCAGTGGGGCATGTCCCGCACTCAGGTGGCCAACCTCGTGACCGGCGTCACCCAGGGCTTCAAGAAAGAGCTTGAGATCCAGGGTGTGGGTTACCGGGCGCAGATGCAGGGCAACACCCTGAAGCTGAACCTGGGCTACAGCCACGATGTCGACTTCGTTGCTCCGGACGGTGTCACCATCACCGCGCCGAAGCAGACCGAAATCGTTGTGGAAGGTATCGACCAGCAGCAGGTGGGCGAAGTGGCGGCGAAAATCCGCGACTGGCGCCGTCCCGAGCCCTACAAGGGCAAGGGCATCCGCTACAAGGGCGAGTTCATCTTCCGCAAGGAAGGCAAGAAGAAGTAA
- the rplR gene encoding 50S ribosomal protein L18: protein MANSKRTLFLKRRLRVRNKLRKVNAGRPRLSVHRSNKNISVQLIDDLRGVTVAAASTLEKDLGVVGKNNVEAAAKVGALIAERAKAAGVTEAYFDRGGFLFHGKVKALADAARDGGLKI, encoded by the coding sequence ATGGCAAACAGCAAACGTACCCTGTTTCTGAAGCGCCGGCTGCGCGTCCGGAACAAGCTTCGCAAAGTGAATGCGGGCCGTCCGCGTCTCTCCGTGCACCGTTCGAACAAGAACATCTCTGTTCAGCTGATCGACGACCTGCGCGGCGTGACCGTGGCTGCCGCATCCACTCTGGAAAAAGATCTCGGCGTTGTCGGCAAGAACAACGTCGAAGCAGCGGCCAAGGTTGGCGCTCTGATCGCCGAGCGCGCGAAAGCGGCCGGCGTGACCGAGGCCTACTTCGACCGCGGCGGCTTCCTGTTCCACGGCAAGGTGAAGGCTCTGGCCGACGCTGCGCGTGACGGCGGCCTGAAGATCTAA
- the rpsE gene encoding 30S ribosomal protein S5 yields MAERENRRGPRRDRDETPEFADRLVAINRVSKTVKGGKRFGFAALVVVGDQKGRVGFGKGKAKEVPEAIRKATEQAKRQMIRVPLKEGRTLHHDMAGRHGAGKVVMRTAPEGTGIIAGGPMRAVFEMLGIKDVVSKSIGSQNPYNMIRATLNGLQKEQSPRSVAQRRGKKVADILPKRDDAPAAAEAEA; encoded by the coding sequence ATGGCAGAACGTGAAAACCGCCGCGGCCCGCGCCGCGACCGTGACGAGACCCCGGAATTCGCCGACCGCCTGGTCGCGATCAACCGCGTGTCGAAAACCGTAAAAGGCGGCAAGCGCTTCGGCTTTGCTGCCCTGGTTGTCGTCGGCGACCAGAAGGGCCGTGTGGGCTTTGGCAAGGGCAAGGCGAAAGAAGTGCCCGAGGCGATCCGCAAGGCGACCGAGCAGGCCAAGCGCCAGATGATCCGGGTGCCGCTGAAAGAGGGCCGCACCCTGCACCACGACATGGCCGGCCGCCACGGCGCAGGCAAGGTTGTGATGCGCACCGCGCCGGAAGGTACCGGTATCATCGCAGGCGGCCCGATGCGCGCCGTGTTCGAGATGCTGGGCATCAAGGACGTTGTGTCCAAGTCGATCGGCTCGCAGAACCCCTACAACATGATCCGCGCCACCCTGAACGGCCTGCAGAAAGAGCAGAGCCCGCGTTCGGTGGCTCAGCGCCGCGGCAAGAAGGTCGCCGACATCCTGCCCAAGCGGGACGACGCACCGGCAGCTGCCGAAGCTGAAGCGTAA
- the rpmD gene encoding 50S ribosomal protein L30, with protein MAKTIVVKQIGSPIRRPAKQRATLVGLGLNKMHKTRELEDTPSVRGMVNSIPHLVQIIEERG; from the coding sequence ATGGCAAAAACCATCGTCGTCAAGCAGATCGGCTCGCCGATCCGCCGCCCCGCCAAACAGCGCGCAACCCTGGTTGGCCTGGGCCTGAACAAGATGCACAAGACCCGCGAGCTGGAGGACACCCCCTCCGTGCGCGGCATGGTCAACTCGATCCCGCATCTGGTTCAGATCATCGAAGAGCGCGGCTAA
- a CDS encoding DUF1127 domain-containing protein, translated as MAHVISTAHTPHSLAARIRASVDGLIESWGQAREFQRTYNELDALSDHELSDIGVRRSDIADLARQHVYG; from the coding sequence ATGGCACATGTTATCAGCACCGCACACACCCCCCACAGCCTCGCCGCCCGCATCCGCGCATCCGTGGATGGCCTGATTGAGTCCTGGGGCCAGGCCCGCGAATTCCAGCGCACCTACAATGAGCTGGACGCGCTGTCCGACCACGAGCTGTCCGACATCGGCGTGCGCCGCAGCGATATCGCCGACCTGGCGCGCCAGCACGTCTACGGCTGA
- a CDS encoding DUF1127 domain-containing protein, translating to MAYSTLTAPAPAAAGFADRLRSIAAGLIRNWKLRRDYKATVSALRAMSARDLADIGLSRCAIPGIAREHVYGK from the coding sequence ATGGCCTATTCAACTCTCACCGCCCCCGCCCCCGCCGCCGCCGGCTTTGCCGACCGCCTGCGCAGCATCGCTGCCGGGCTGATCCGGAACTGGAAGCTGCGCCGCGACTACAAGGCTACCGTCAGCGCCCTGCGCGCGATGTCCGCCCGCGACCTGGCCGACATCGGCCTCAGCCGCTGCGCCATCCCCGGCATTGCCCGCGAGCATGTCTACGGCAAGTGA
- the rplO gene encoding 50S ribosomal protein L15, with translation MKLHELRDNPGAAKKRTRVARGPGSGKGKMGGRGIKGQKSRSGVSINGYEGGQMPLYQRLPKRGFNKPNRKAYAVVNLGLIQKFIDAGKLDAASITEESLVASGLVRRKLDGVRVLAKGEITAKATISVTGASAAAVEAVAKAGGALTVATAAAAE, from the coding sequence ATGAAACTTCACGAACTGCGCGACAATCCCGGCGCCGCCAAGAAACGCACCCGTGTGGCCCGTGGCCCGGGTTCCGGCAAAGGCAAAATGGGCGGCCGCGGCATCAAAGGCCAGAAATCCCGTTCGGGTGTGTCGATCAACGGCTACGAAGGCGGCCAGATGCCCTTGTACCAGCGTCTGCCCAAGCGCGGCTTCAACAAGCCGAACCGCAAGGCATACGCCGTTGTGAACCTGGGCCTGATCCAGAAGTTCATCGACGCAGGCAAGCTGGACGCCGCCTCGATCACCGAGGAGTCGCTGGTTGCCTCCGGCCTGGTGCGCCGCAAACTGGACGGCGTCCGGGTCCTGGCCAAGGGCGAAATCACCGCCAAAGCCACCATCTCGGTCACCGGCGCATCGGCAGCTGCCGTTGAAGCCGTGGCAAAGGCTGGCGGCGCTCTGACTGTGGCAACTGCAGCCGCCGCAGAGTAA
- the secY gene encoding preprotein translocase subunit SecY, translated as MVSAAEQMAANTSWAALGKATDLRNRILFTIGLLIVYRLGTFIPVPGIDAAALRQFMEQAGQGIGGMVSMFTGGALGRMGIFALGIMPYISASIIVQLLTSMVPSLEQLKKEGEQGRKKINQYTRYGTVALATAQAYGLAVSLESGDLATDPGMYFRLACMITLVGGTMFLMWLGEQITQRGIGNGISLIIFVGIIAEVPAAIAQFFASGRSGAISPAVIIGVILMVVAVIMFVVFMERALRKIHIQYPRRQVGMKVYDGGSSHLPVKVNPAGVIPAIFASSLLLLPTTISAFSSGAATGPVMSWLLANFGPGQPLYLLFFVAMIVFFAYFYTFNVSFKPDDVANNLKNQNGFVPGIRPGKKTAEYIEYVVNRILVLGSGYLALVCLLPEVLRGQFAIPVYFGGTSVLIVVSVTMDTIQQVQSHLLAHQYEGLIEKSQLRGRNKKRTKRGPSRR; from the coding sequence ATGGTATCAGCAGCAGAACAAATGGCGGCGAACACCAGCTGGGCAGCCCTGGGCAAGGCCACGGATCTGCGCAACCGCATCCTGTTCACCATCGGCCTATTGATTGTCTACCGCCTGGGCACCTTCATTCCGGTTCCCGGCATCGACGCAGCCGCGCTGCGCCAGTTCATGGAGCAGGCGGGGCAGGGCATCGGCGGCATGGTGTCGATGTTCACCGGCGGCGCGCTTGGCCGGATGGGGATTTTTGCCCTCGGCATCATGCCCTACATTTCCGCCTCCATTATCGTTCAGCTTCTGACCTCGATGGTGCCCTCGCTTGAGCAGCTCAAGAAAGAGGGCGAGCAGGGCCGCAAGAAGATCAACCAGTACACCCGCTACGGCACCGTGGCGCTGGCAACCGCGCAGGCTTACGGCCTCGCCGTGTCGCTGGAATCGGGCGATCTGGCGACCGATCCGGGCATGTATTTCCGCCTGGCCTGCATGATCACCCTGGTCGGCGGCACCATGTTCCTGATGTGGCTGGGCGAGCAGATCACCCAGCGCGGCATCGGCAACGGCATCTCGCTGATCATCTTTGTCGGCATCATCGCCGAGGTTCCGGCCGCCATTGCCCAGTTCTTCGCTTCCGGCCGTTCCGGCGCGATCAGCCCGGCGGTGATCATCGGCGTGATCCTGATGGTGGTCGCGGTGATCATGTTCGTGGTGTTCATGGAACGCGCCCTGCGCAAGATCCACATCCAGTACCCGCGCCGCCAGGTCGGCATGAAGGTCTATGACGGCGGCTCCTCGCATCTGCCGGTCAAGGTGAACCCGGCGGGCGTGATCCCGGCGATCTTCGCCTCCTCGCTGCTCTTGCTGCCAACCACCATCTCGGCGTTCTCCTCGGGCGCGGCCACCGGCCCGGTGATGTCCTGGCTGCTGGCCAACTTCGGCCCCGGCCAGCCGCTGTACCTCTTGTTCTTCGTCGCGATGATCGTGTTCTTTGCCTATTTCTACACCTTCAACGTCTCCTTCAAACCGGATGACGTGGCGAACAACCTGAAGAACCAGAACGGCTTTGTCCCCGGCATCCGCCCGGGCAAGAAGACCGCGGAATATATCGAATACGTGGTCAACCGCATCCTGGTTCTGGGCTCCGGCTATCTGGCGCTGGTCTGCCTGCTGCCCGAGGTGCTCCGCGGCCAATTCGCCATCCCGGTATATTTCGGCGGCACTTCCGTTCTGATTGTGGTATCCGTCACCATGGACACCATTCAGCAGGTGCAAAGCCACCTCCTCGCGCATCAGTATGAGGGGCTTATCGAGAAGAGCCAGCTGCGCGGGCGCAACAAGAAACGCACGAAACGGGGACCCTCTCGCCGATGA
- a CDS encoding adenylate kinase — MTNIILLGPPGAGKGTQARYLVESRGMVQLSTGDMLREAQTSGTEMGKKVAAIMAEGKLVTDQIVIGLIREKLQGGAAGGFIFDGFPRTLAQADALAKLLDEMDLKLDAVIEMQVDDEALVARITGRSTCGGCGEVYHDQTKPWPADGKCANCGSTDVQRRADDNEDSLKTRLMEYYKKTSPLIGYYYAKGNLQRIDGLASIDEVRQNMAWIMGE, encoded by the coding sequence ATGACCAACATTATTCTCCTTGGCCCGCCGGGGGCGGGCAAAGGCACGCAGGCACGTTACCTTGTGGAAAGCCGCGGCATGGTGCAGCTCAGCACCGGCGACATGCTGCGGGAGGCGCAGACCTCCGGCACCGAAATGGGCAAGAAGGTTGCCGCGATCATGGCCGAGGGCAAGCTGGTCACCGACCAGATCGTCATCGGGCTGATCCGCGAGAAGCTGCAGGGCGGCGCCGCGGGCGGCTTCATCTTCGACGGCTTCCCGCGCACCCTGGCCCAGGCCGATGCGCTGGCCAAGCTGCTGGACGAGATGGATCTGAAACTGGACGCGGTGATCGAGATGCAGGTCGATGACGAGGCGCTGGTCGCCCGCATCACCGGCCGCTCCACCTGCGGCGGCTGCGGCGAGGTCTACCACGACCAGACCAAGCCCTGGCCCGCGGACGGCAAATGCGCTAACTGCGGCTCCACCGACGTGCAGCGCCGGGCGGACGACAATGAGGACAGCCTCAAGACCCGCCTGATGGAATATTACAAGAAGACCTCGCCGCTGATCGGCTACTACTACGCCAAGGGCAACCTGCAGCGCATCGACGGTCTTGCCTCGATCGACGAGGTGCGCCAGAACATGGCCTGGATCATGGGCGAATAA
- the rpsM gene encoding 30S ribosomal protein S13: MARIAGVNIPTAKRVPIALTYITGIGNTSAQAICDAVGIDSARRVNELSDAEVLAIREHIDANFTVEGDLRRETQMNIKRLMDLGCYRGLRHRRNLPVRGQRTHTNARTRKGPAKPIAGKKK, from the coding sequence GTGGCACGTATTGCCGGCGTTAACATCCCGACTGCAAAGCGGGTTCCCATCGCCCTCACCTATATCACCGGTATCGGCAACACCTCGGCGCAAGCGATCTGCGACGCCGTGGGCATCGACTCCGCCCGCCGTGTGAACGAACTCAGCGACGCCGAAGTTCTGGCCATCCGCGAGCACATCGACGCCAACTTCACCGTTGAAGGCGACCTGCGCCGCGAAACCCAGATGAACATCAAGCGCCTGATGGACCTCGGCTGCTACCGTGGCCTGCGCCACCGCCGCAACCTGCCGGTCCGCGGTCAGCGTACCCACACCAACGCCCGCACCCGCAAGGGCCCGGCGAAGCCGATCGCCGGCAAGAAGAAGTAA
- the rpsK gene encoding 30S ribosomal protein S11, translating to MARDKTRVKRKERKNIASGVAHVNSSFNNTKILISDVQGNAISWSSAGTMGFKGSRKSTPYAAQMAAEDAGKKAQEHGVKTLEVEVQGPGSGRESALRALAAVGFNITSIRDVTPIAHNGCRPPKRRRV from the coding sequence ATGGCACGTGATAAGACTCGCGTTAAGCGTAAAGAGCGCAAGAACATCGCCTCCGGTGTTGCGCATGTGAACTCGTCGTTCAACAACACCAAGATCCTGATCTCCGATGTGCAGGGCAATGCGATCTCCTGGTCGTCGGCCGGCACCATGGGCTTCAAAGGCTCGCGGAAATCGACCCCCTATGCCGCACAGATGGCTGCAGAAGATGCAGGCAAGAAGGCACAGGAACACGGTGTGAAGACGCTGGAAGTTGAAGTTCAGGGCCCCGGTTCGGGCCGTGAATCGGCCCTGCGCGCACTGGCTGCCGTCGGTTTCAACATCACCTCGATCCGTGATGTGACCCCGATCGCGCACAACGGCTGCCGCCCGCCGAAGCGCCGCCGCGTCTAA